The DNA window CGCTCAGGTAGTCAAAGGGTTCGGCTACAAAGCTGTAGTCTTCGTCAGTGCCCAGCAGCTCTAGGGTTCGCACCTTCATGTTTTGGATACCAATCACCGTCGGTGCAATTGGCACACCGAGAGAGTTGTAGGTTTCCCGCAGCCCCGCCAGCACCCGTTCATCCAAAATGCTGGTATCGGCAGCTACGATGGCATAGGAAGCATAGCGCAAGAAATAGTCCATATCCCGCAAACAGGTGGCATAGCGGCGGGTGGTATAGGCATTGCCCCCCGGACGAATCAGATCCGGCACCTGGGTGAACATGCCCGCGGCAGCCGTCTTGACGATATCCACTGAGTTGAGATTGATTACATTCACTGCCTTGATGCGCCGTAGCCCCGAGTCATAAAAAGACTTGAGTGTGTCCATCGCATCCCGATCCAGGTAGCGGCCTGTCAGGTCGTAGGTTTTGATCAGTGTGGTCACAGCATCACGCATATCCCAAGCTCCGTTCCTGTAGCGTCTTTTATTGAATCGGCTGAGATGAAAAAATGAGAAGAGATTTTGCTAACCGGGATCCGAATGCAAACCTCAGAAAGTAGGCGATGGCCCAGAAACAGTCAAGGCTCTAGGCTCCCAATTCGCCCTCAGAAGTCTAACATGCAGGGGTTTCTTGCTGACTTTGCCCTGAGAGAATGGCAAATGTTGTTACGAAAATGTAACATCCCTGCAACAATTCAGGGATCCGGCAGCAACACCCGCAGCGGCTTGAGCAGCGTGTCCTGACGTTGCCCCAACCCCAAAAACTGGCCATCATTGTCCAGCACCCGCACGGTCTCGGAGTTGGGATAGGGCGGATCGAGGTCGATTGCTTGCCCCTGCTGCCACCGTTTGGCCCCATCGGGGGATAGCACTATCGGATCCCAGTGTAAAAAACCCGTTTCGATCGGCAGGAGCGCCGCGGTGGGATCGACGGATCCCTGCCAGAGATCCAGGGGCAGACTCTCCTCAATGCGAAACGGGCCACTTTGTAAGCGCCGCAACCGGCTCATCAGTCCTCCGCAGCCCAATTTCTCCCCCAGATCACGGGCGATGGCACGAATGTAAGTACCCGGTTCGCAGGTGATCTCCAGATCAATTTCGGGGAAGTCTCCAGGTCGCCATTGCACAATCTGCAGTCGATGAATCACCACCCGGCGCGGCTCCAGTTGCAGTTCCGAGGCTTCCACACCGGCCCGAGCCCACTGATAGAGTTTTTTGCCCTGCCGTTTGATGGCGCTGTAGAGAGGCGGCACCTGCTCAATCTCCCCCATAAACTCCTGCAAGAGCTGCTCCACCTGTTCCCGGCCTAGGTTAGGACAAGGGGATCCCACCTGGATCTGCCCTTCAGCATCGTCGGTATCGCTGCGTTGCCCCAAACGGAAGGTGGCGCGGTAGGCTTTATCGCCGGACAAAAAGGACAAAAACCGCGTCGCTCGCCCCACAGCCATCGGCAAAACCCCTGTTGCCGCCGGATCTAAAGTGCCCCCATGGCCCACCTTACGGGTGCGCAACACCCGCCGTACCACCGCCACACAGTCGTGGGAGGTGAAGCCTGCCGGTTTATCCAGGTTGAGAAAGCCCTCCAGGGATCCCATGGTTATCCACCAATCATTAAGATTTGTAACCGAACTGCCTTAGCGCTTAACATGGGGTTAATTTCTGTCCCAAAGTCTTAAGTACTTATGCCCCAACCTGCCCTGTTTTCTCAGCCTATCTGGCAACGCCTGCTGATGATCGCCCCTTTCTTTCTCTGGGGTTCGGCGATGGTGGTGATGCGGGATGCCTTGGCGGAAACCACGCCGCTCTTCATCGCCATTCTGCGGTTGCTGCCGGCTGGGATCCTGGTGCTAGCCTTCCGACTTTGGCAAGGGCGTGGCTCTCAGGCTCAATCTCACCCCAAACCCTGGCATCCCCAGGGGCTACGGGGCTGGCTGTGGGTAGTGGCTTTTGCGCTAGTGGATGGCACCTGTTTTCAGGGGTTTTTGGCCCAAGGGTTAACCGAAACCGGCGCGGGCTTGGGATCTGTGTTGATTGACTCGCAACCCTTGGCTGTTGCCTTGATGGCCACCTGGTTTTATCGGGAACGGATGGGATCCCTCGGTTGGGTCAGTCTCGGCATTGGGGTACTAGGCATTGGCCTCATCGGCCTATCGGGTGGGGGATCCCTGCACCTCAGCTCCGGTGTGCTTTGGATGTTGATGGCCTCTTTGTCGATGGCGATTGGCACCGTGATGATGCCGAAGGTGGCAGAAGTCGCTGATCCAGTCTTGGCGACGGGTTGGCACATGGTGTTGGGCAGCCTGCCTTTGATCCTCCTCTCGGGACTCACGGAAACTCAGCAGTGGCAGGGCTTAAGCGGATCCCATTGGCTTGGATTGCTCTATGCTTCAGTGCTGGGTAGTGCGCTGGCCTATGCCCTCTTTTTCTATTTCGCTTCCCAAGAGAATCTGACCGAATTTAGCTCCCTCACCTTTTTAACCCCTGTCTTTGCCCTTCTATTCGGCAGCACCTTCCTAGGAGAATCCCTGACACGGCTGCAGTGGTTGGGGGTGGCCATCACCCTCATTTGTGTCTATCTGATCAACCACCGCCAGGAATGGCAAGCTCGGCTACAACTGGGGTGGAAAGGGATCCTCTCGGAATTGGGCTTGGGTTGGGTGCTGAGTACCGTCGAAATTCGGGATGGGAACCCGGATCGCTAGCTCCATCGGCACCCATACAAAAGCTTATTAGGCGGGCAGAAAGCCCATCGCGTCCCGAGCGGTTTGCAGCGTTTGATTGGCAATGGTACGGGCTTTGGCAGCATTTTCTCGCATCAAGTGGAGCAAATGGTCGGGGTTATTCCAGAGTTCGTGGTAGTGCTTCTGGATCGGTTCTAGGGCAGCAATCACGCTGTCCGCCAGGAGCGGTTTGAACTGTCCCCAGCCCATGTCGGCACATTCAGCCGCCACCGCCTCTTTGCTTTTGCCGGAGGTGAGTCGGTAAATGGTGAGCAGATTGTTGGCTTCTGGGCGGGCCGGATCGTCGAAGGTGATGCCGCGAATCGGGTCAGTTTTGCACTTTTGAATCTTCTTGCGAACCGTATCGGCATCGTCGAGGAGATGAATACGGCTCAAATCCGAGGGATCCGATTTGGACATCTTGCGGGTACCATCCGTCAGGCTCATCACCCGGGCTCCCTCTTCCCGAATCAGGGCTTCTGGGATGCGAAACACCTCACCAAAGCGGTCGTTAAAGCGACGGGCAATATCCCGACTCAGTTCGATGTGCTGCCGCTGATCCTCCCCCACCGGCACAAACTTGGGCTGATAGAGCAAAATGTCTGCTGCCTGCAAAATCGGGTAGCTAAAGAGGCCCACACTGGTCTCTTCTCCCTGCTTCTCTTTTTTCTCCTTGTACTGGATCATGCGCTCGGCCCAGTTCATCGGAGTAATCGTGTTGAACAACCAAGCCAGTTCCGTATGAGCAGCCACATGGGACTGCACAAACAACACACAATGCTCAAGGCTCAGGCCACAGGCCAGATAGAGGGCAAACAGCGAGCAGGTACGCTCCCTCAATAGCTTGGGATCTTGGGGGACGGTAATGGCGTGCTGATCGACAATGCAAAAGAAATTCTCGTAGTGCTCTTGCTCGGCCACCCAATTTTTAATTGCCCCCAAGTAATTGCCCAGATGCAGTTCGCCAGAGGGCTGAATACCAGAGAAAGTGCGTGGCTTGGTCATAGGGTGAACCGAATCTCAACAACAAACCAAGAAAACCCAAGAAAACCCTTTTCAGGATATCAAGGCAGTTGCCCTCGCGTTAGCGGCACGGAGTTCTGTAAGTTGGCGCATGATGAGTAAAGACATCCGGATCCACTCATGTCAGTCCATAACTCAGACTACTCAGACTACGAGCCCGAACAGCTACGCGCCGCTAGCCACTACGTGCTGCTCATGCCCGGCTTGCCAGAACAGTTTCTCAGCCCTGAGGAGTTGCAGGCATTTCTGGAACAGTTGTTGCAGGAACACCCTCATCTGGTAGATGCGGATCTGGCCCGTTACCCCACCCCCCAAGCGCAAGCGCAACGGCTGATTGATACGGCTTGTGAAGTCGAGGTCACCCCCGGCGAGATTTTGCAGTGGCACCCCGTGCGCCTGAATAAGCGGGCCTCAAATCCCCTCCGTTTCGGATCGTTATGAGAACCGAGAAGCGTACCGCATATCACTTCATGAAGCTGGACGAGGGTTTGTAGGGGATCCCGGCCTACGCATGATAAAACGCAAGAGTGAATAAATCCATCTCTAACCCAAGAGGTCAACCATGCCGCGCAGCATGAAGAACGACAACTTCATTGACAAGAGCTTCACCGTCATGGCGGATCTGATTCTCAAACTGATGCCAGGGGTGAGTTCCGACCAGAAAAAAGCCTTTGCCTACTACCGGGATGGCATGGCTGCCCAAGGGGATGGAGAATACGCCGAAGCCCTGGATAACTACAAAGAAGCCCTCGCTCTAGAGGAAGGGGAGGAAGACCGCAGTTACATCCTCTACAACATGGGCTTGATCTATCAAAGCAACGGTGAGATCGACAAAGCCCTCGAGCACTACCAACAGGCCCTAGAACTCAATCCGCGTCTGTGCTCTGCATTGAACAACATCGCCGTGCTGCTACACCATCGGGGCGAAGCCAGCCTGGAAGCCGGAGATGAAGAAGCAGCCGAGGCCCTGTTTGATGAGGCGGCCCAATACTGGATTCGTGCCATTCGCATTGCCCCCAACAACTACATCGAGGCGCAAAACTGGTTAAAAATCACCGGGCGAGCCAATCTGGAAGTGTACTGAGGAGGGAGCCACTCTCAAAATAGGTTAAATTAATAACCTGCTAGGTGCTTACAGACCAGAGGGGCTGATGCTGAAACGGGAAGAGGTACAACACGTTGCTCATTTGGCTCGTCTGGAGCTGAGTGAGGAAGAGGAGATCCAGTTTACAGAGCAGCTAGCGGACATTTTGGCCTACGTGGAGCAACTGAAGGAGCTGGATACAGAAGGCGTCGAGCCCACCTTCCATGTGTTGGATATGGAATTGCCCACCCGCCTGGATGAGGTGCAACCCTACCCAGATACGGAAGGGATCCTCTCCAATGCTCCCGACCGTGCCGATACCTTCTTTAAGGTGCCCCGCATTCTGGATGCGGAAGAGTAACCCAGGAGCCTTTATCCTTTAGGAGGGTTGGGCATGACTGGTTCTGGATCCCCACAGTTGCGTCATGTGTTGGTGCTGGATGACCCACAGGGACGGCGAGCCCTAATCTTGGATGCGGCCACCTATTCTTTGGGCCGGGATCCGCAAAACTCGATTCCGCTCCAGTCCAGCTCCATTTCCCGACAACATGCGCTGTTGCTGAGGGTGCCCGCCAGCTCTGGCTATCGCTACCGCATCTTGGATGGCAATGCCGAAGGGAAACGTAGCACCAATGGGATCCGGCTGAATGGGATCCCTTGTACCTCCCAGGATTTGGAAGATGGGGATTTGATCGAATTTGGCCCCGATACCAAAGCTCGTTACTACCGCCGCGAAATGACCGAAGAAGAGATCGGACGGTATGCCGAGTCACTGGAGTACCGCAGCATCAAAGCCAGCACCGTCAGCCTGAAAAGCACCGATCTGTTTGGGGATAAGCGGGATCGGGTCTTGCTGCTGCAACCCCGTGAATATCAACGGAGCGGTGTGCTGCGCCCAGGGATCCCGCATCCGGTTTTGGGACTGATCTTTCAAAATCAGTGTTACTACTGCGAGCGGCTATTGGGAACCGATCTAGAGGAGGCCATAGAGCAATGTCGGAGCCGTCTGGAGCATCCTCTGGAAGAACGGGAATTTTGTCTGTTGGTTCAAGATGACTACGGGTACCGGCTGGCCCTACATCAACCGCAGTTGGTGGCTGTGGCCTACGACTCCTTCTTAGCAACCACCTGTCAACAAATGCGGCGGGACATCCGAGTCGAAGATCGGCGTTGGCGGCTGCGCAAGTTTGAAAAGTGTTTTGTGGGCTCGGATGCAGTGACTTGGTTGGCGGGCCACTTTCAGATCAGCCGGCCTGAGGCGGTACAGGTGGGTCAAGAGTGTCTCCAGCGGCGCTTGTTTTTGCATGTGCTGGAAGAACAGAATTTTGCCGATGAGGGCTATTACTATCGCTTCCGGGAAGATGGCGGCCCAGAAGAGCGAGTGGTGGGGTGAGATTTCACCTGCAATTCCCCGCAGTTGAAATGAGGGGTGAAATTAGGAACTTGTACTACCCCTCAAACCCAGTGATGTTATACCGTCACCCCAGAAGAAGGGTTATCTGTCAGTCTCGCAGTGCAAGGGGATGAGGTTTCCTGGAGGACTTTATGAACATGGCTCAACTGATCGCCATCCTCTCGACCGCCATTGCGACCGCCACACCGCTGGTATTTGCCTGTGTCGGGGAAACCATCACCGAACGAGCCGGAGTGATCAATCTCTCTGCCGAAGGGACGATCATGCTGGCTGCTATGGCCGGGTTTGCCACAGCCAAGCTAACCGGAAACCTCTGGCTGGGTTTTGGGGCCGCCGCCGCGGTAGGAGCCTTGTTTGCCCTGATCGTCGCTTTTGGTTCCATAAGCTTGAAGGGATCCCAAATTGCCATCGGTTTCGTGTTGGCTCTGTTGGGGGCGGATTTATCCTCATTTTTGGGCAACCCATTTGTGCGGATCCCAGGGCCGACGGTGCCGAACTTGCCGATTCCGATTCTGCGGGATGTGCCGGTGTTGGGGCCACTCTTTTTTCGCGGTGATCTGTTGGTGTATGCCAGCTACGTTCTCATTGGGGGATCCTGGTTCTTTTTCTATCGCACTCGACCGGGCCTCATGTTGCGAGCCATGGGGGAACAACCGGCGGCAGCTTTTGCTCGCGGTACTGATGTGATCTTCTGGCGATACGCCTATACCCTCTTGGGGGGATCCCTTTTGGGTATTGCCGGAGCTGCCTTTTCTCTGGATTTCAAGGCCGGTTGGAGCCACCGACATACGGCGGGCTATGGCTGGATAGCTCTGGCCATCGTGATTTTTGGTGGTTGGAATCCGCTGCGAGCGGCCCTGGGCGCTTACTTGTTTGGGATTTTGCAATCCTTTGCCGGGGTTGCCCAAACCACCATCCGCGCTGTTCCCACCCAAGTTTTTACCGTTGCCCCCTTTGTATTGATGATTCTGGTGTTGGTGCTCACCTCAGGGGAATGGTGGGAGTATGGCTTGCGTGGGATCCCGCCGCGACTGCGGCGCTGGATTCAGCAAACGGTAAAGGCAACGCCACCTGCGGCCTTGGGACAGATCTTTGAGCAAGATTAGTCAGTGTCCTTACTCGAGCGCACCATCAGGACCGGACAACCGATATGAACTCGGACGTAGTCGGAGATGGAACGGCCTAACAGCCGATCCAGGTCAGGAATGCTACGGGCAATCGTGGGCCGACGGTCTGGGGATCCCATCACCAACAGGTCGGCATTGCTTTGTTCAGCCAAACGCACGATCTCTGTACCGGGATCCCCAACGGCGGTGAAGACCTGATAGCCAATGTGCCGGTTTTTTAGGGTGTCGATGGCCCGATTCAGGACTGGATCGCTGCTTTGGTTGTCGGCATCCAGTTGCACACGGGCCAGAAAAATCTGGGTTCCCTGAATGCCAGAGACCAGATCTATGGCGGTGGAGAGAGCCTCCCAAGCACT is part of the Thermostichus vulcanus str. 'Rupite' genome and encodes:
- a CDS encoding FHA domain-containing protein, translated to MTGSGSPQLRHVLVLDDPQGRRALILDAATYSLGRDPQNSIPLQSSSISRQHALLLRVPASSGYRYRILDGNAEGKRSTNGIRLNGIPCTSQDLEDGDLIEFGPDTKARYYRREMTEEEIGRYAESLEYRSIKASTVSLKSTDLFGDKRDRVLLLQPREYQRSGVLRPGIPHPVLGLIFQNQCYYCERLLGTDLEEAIEQCRSRLEHPLEEREFCLLVQDDYGYRLALHQPQLVAVAYDSFLATTCQQMRRDIRVEDRRWRLRKFEKCFVGSDAVTWLAGHFQISRPEAVQVGQECLQRRLFLHVLEEQNFADEGYYYRFREDGGPEERVVG
- a CDS encoding ABC transporter permease; protein product: MNMAQLIAILSTAIATATPLVFACVGETITERAGVINLSAEGTIMLAAMAGFATAKLTGNLWLGFGAAAAVGALFALIVAFGSISLKGSQIAIGFVLALLGADLSSFLGNPFVRIPGPTVPNLPIPILRDVPVLGPLFFRGDLLVYASYVLIGGSWFFFYRTRPGLMLRAMGEQPAAAFARGTDVIFWRYAYTLLGGSLLGIAGAAFSLDFKAGWSHRHTAGYGWIALAIVIFGGWNPLRAALGAYLFGILQSFAGVAQTTIRAVPTQVFTVAPFVLMILVLVLTSGEWWEYGLRGIPPRLRRWIQQTVKATPPAALGQIFEQD
- a CDS encoding chlororespiratory reduction protein 7, whose protein sequence is MSVHNSDYSDYEPEQLRAASHYVLLMPGLPEQFLSPEELQAFLEQLLQEHPHLVDADLARYPTPQAQAQRLIDTACEVEVTPGEILQWHPVRLNKRASNPLRFGSL
- the trpS gene encoding tryptophan--tRNA ligase, which codes for MTKPRTFSGIQPSGELHLGNYLGAIKNWVAEQEHYENFFCIVDQHAITVPQDPKLLRERTCSLFALYLACGLSLEHCVLFVQSHVAAHTELAWLFNTITPMNWAERMIQYKEKKEKQGEETSVGLFSYPILQAADILLYQPKFVPVGEDQRQHIELSRDIARRFNDRFGEVFRIPEALIREEGARVMSLTDGTRKMSKSDPSDLSRIHLLDDADTVRKKIQKCKTDPIRGITFDDPARPEANNLLTIYRLTSGKSKEAVAAECADMGWGQFKPLLADSVIAALEPIQKHYHELWNNPDHLLHLMRENAAKARTIANQTLQTARDAMGFLPA
- the truB gene encoding tRNA pseudouridine(55) synthase TruB, which codes for MGSLEGFLNLDKPAGFTSHDCVAVVRRVLRTRKVGHGGTLDPAATGVLPMAVGRATRFLSFLSGDKAYRATFRLGQRSDTDDAEGQIQVGSPCPNLGREQVEQLLQEFMGEIEQVPPLYSAIKRQGKKLYQWARAGVEASELQLEPRRVVIHRLQIVQWRPGDFPEIDLEITCEPGTYIRAIARDLGEKLGCGGLMSRLRRLQSGPFRIEESLPLDLWQGSVDPTAALLPIETGFLHWDPIVLSPDGAKRWQQGQAIDLDPPYPNSETVRVLDNDGQFLGLGQRQDTLLKPLRVLLPDP
- the gatC gene encoding Asp-tRNA(Asn)/Glu-tRNA(Gln) amidotransferase subunit GatC; this translates as MLKREEVQHVAHLARLELSEEEEIQFTEQLADILAYVEQLKELDTEGVEPTFHVLDMELPTRLDEVQPYPDTEGILSNAPDRADTFFKVPRILDAEE
- a CDS encoding photosystem I assembly protein Ycf3; protein product: MPRSMKNDNFIDKSFTVMADLILKLMPGVSSDQKKAFAYYRDGMAAQGDGEYAEALDNYKEALALEEGEEDRSYILYNMGLIYQSNGEIDKALEHYQQALELNPRLCSALNNIAVLLHHRGEASLEAGDEEAAEALFDEAAQYWIRAIRIAPNNYIEAQNWLKITGRANLEVY
- the apcB gene encoding allophycocyanin subunit beta, whose protein sequence is MRDAVTTLIKTYDLTGRYLDRDAMDTLKSFYDSGLRRIKAVNVINLNSVDIVKTAAAGMFTQVPDLIRPGGNAYTTRRYATCLRDMDYFLRYASYAIVAADTSILDERVLAGLRETYNSLGVPIAPTVIGIQNMKVRTLELLGTDEDYSFVAEPFDYLSDGLSERDI
- a CDS encoding DMT family transporter, with product MPQPALFSQPIWQRLLMIAPFFLWGSAMVVMRDALAETTPLFIAILRLLPAGILVLAFRLWQGRGSQAQSHPKPWHPQGLRGWLWVVAFALVDGTCFQGFLAQGLTETGAGLGSVLIDSQPLAVALMATWFYRERMGSLGWVSLGIGVLGIGLIGLSGGGSLHLSSGVLWMLMASLSMAIGTVMMPKVAEVADPVLATGWHMVLGSLPLILLSGLTETQQWQGLSGSHWLGLLYASVLGSALAYALFFYFASQENLTEFSSLTFLTPVFALLFGSTFLGESLTRLQWLGVAITLICVYLINHRQEWQARLQLGWKGILSELGLGWVLSTVEIRDGNPDR